One genomic segment of Clavelina lepadiformis chromosome 3, kaClaLepa1.1, whole genome shotgun sequence includes these proteins:
- the LOC143449574 gene encoding complement C3-like isoform X2: MRPNGGVPVTITVKTPDGVGVHEINKTLPHDEFLETIFTIPENADLDDWFIEASYAHLGYDTSAQVRFSVERYVLPTYEVQVIPKSSFILLTDDFITGTIKAFYSYGRPVNGKYFLSAKVKRTADGLPVEFYRRPAQYTHSASISGTEPYNISVRALIDGDPMLHDNGGSISLEVTVRGEAEGILESASTPEIPFLRSPYVINTKRASKYFTPGLVYKIQLDIEDAVRSDPLPSIGVIITVRGRTSGQQSGVYPTTSDRHGSIDYLINFPQDKEQEIHVVTAAQGVEDEDQAEALFTVQPYSSPSRNYLQIFSENSLVEVSQRQFFVTFRYNTENRNELGEIRYYIVARGTVVAYGINYPRPGSEESAQTIQITHEMVPSMRIIAYYIIRNEVVSNSLWIDVVDSCREELTVQVPNEVEPGQGISFDITGPAHSLVSLVGVDRAAYFVFNESRFTRDTMFSKMRKYDQGCHRHGGADASNVFTEAGVLLASPTLVPPRVRTLDCDSSDEIRSRKKRQALGAFDAHPDIDAALHICDRDGRLAPAIPGENCERRTERCKQNYGERFPNCTQIFKTACYQAARERQISRFRGLAGRSSGDRAAADVSSAQQRKYFEESLAFTHVKLDQNGKYKISQSAKDSITTFDIDAVSMSDKPDGFCVAPPTQVRVFKNLFVQLYTPFSLKKAEQAVLRFSVFNYSPDEDYNVIVDVRTDESGDLCSLHREGVWSELIRLNVPSEDSYSGSFTVLPLRVPKASQTVSVEIRVKYDDRSGKVADSVIKEILVEEPGEPQSVSKPYPIDLKNRPQEVFPVVFEFPNEVVPGSQKCWLYAYANFLGPTIEIDPVTKKANNIDNIFRQPTGCGEQTISKSGPNIYAHMYLTATGQLVPETPAYEESLERMRFGLTQQMSHRSIQVNLQAFAAGKSTAPEIGLNAYASKVYNKAKQYATDLNMVPVCNSFEWMLNQQQDDGMFFTRYLRFRGAVRSHETLTAYVLIALIETPNSCSQSVRSRIGTVADRAVAYLQQSRNNQILTQDPYAMSILSYALELYGRSVDFSNEIYERLMTFKNENSREAFWLARADSRMAGTDSHAYWYQRRPHSGDVEATAYAMLAILQRSRSQNPPEASQETLDLTRKIMIWLIRQRNEYGYFSSTQDTVIGLQAMATYQLWIREVEPLIVEEDIDINLSFTSAHNTEWQNGHSVHLDRNNQRIKKEIEVPDGVRNSGGLTVTATGYGEGVVTHKCIYRTFVDEESCHFEIASDVIVQNHNQQRINSGVPMIIKFTLTVAKREGDPTKMTMIEVGLLSGFFPVESTVKRLSAAEFADGIVDRYEISNHNVVFYLKEITTEGVVLSFDMVQNIPVAKPEPAKINVYDYYEPFIRCGTFYNLPDDLTTLRTTDCDDDVNIDNPMCRCAEGGCLTCRTRDEQLNNATCFVNRRQQENCETCKGSNCFNLIQEPCSRNYFYLVKVTSATQNQGLFKQFSAEIIRVIKEGSDKTVTRNDVNVKNKTLLANFYTRNDCYRKCKDESVDKSPDDRNYLKVGSVIAVMGSSVVSVTRNQGVQLRYNLDESAILERYIPDDKCARQKATVHNLRCHDSSYPRTEKQESKCQRALKMDEACRNFQEIRKVIENGCD; encoded by the exons GCGTCTATAAGCGGGACCGAACCGTACAACATTTCAGTTCGGGCGTTGATAGATGGTGACCCCATGCTACACGACAACGGTGGATCGATCAGTCTGGAAGTAACAGTTAGAG GAGAAGCAGAAGGCATCCTGGAATCGGCTTCAACACCTGAAATTCCATTTTTACGATCTCCTTATGTCATTAATACAAAGCGAGCTTCAAAGTATTTTACACCCGGTCTTGTCTACAAAATACAG CTGGATATTGAAGACGCAGTAAGGTCAGACCCATTGCCTTCTATAGGAGTAATTATAACAg TAAGAGGGAGAACTTCAGGTCAGCAAAGCGGCGTTTATCCAACAACTAGTGACAGACATGGAAGTATTGACTACTTGATCAATTTTCCTCAAGACAAAGAAcag GAAATACATGTGGTTACGGCTGCCCAAGGGGTTGAAGATGAGGACCAAGCTGAGGCGTTGTTTACAGTCCAACCTTACAGTTCACCTTCTAGAAATTACCTGCAG ATATTTTCCGAAAATAGTCTTGTCGAAGTATCGCAGCGACAGTTTTTCGTCACCTTCAGGTACAACACAGAAAACAGAAATGAACTCGGAGAGATACGTTACTAC ATCGTTGCGAGGGGTACCGTTGTTGCGTATGGCATCAACTACCCACGGCCAGGTAGCGAAGAGAGCGCCCAAACAATCCAGATTACTCACGAGATGGTGCCCTCCATGAGAATTATTGCTTACTATATCATCCGCAATGAAGTGGTTTCTAACTCACTGTGGATAGACGTGGTGGATTCGTGCCGTGAG GAGTTAACTGTACAAGTACCAAATGAAGTAGAACCTGGTCAAGGCATATCCTTTGATATCACAG gACCAGCGCATTCGCTTGTTAGTCTTGTTGGGGTCGATAGAGCAGCTTATTTTGTATTCAACGAAAGCCGGTTCACAAGAGACACGATGTTTTCCAAGATGAGGAAGTATGATCAAGGATGTCACAGACATGGAGGAGCAGATGCCAGCAACGTGTTCACg GAAGCCGGTGTTTTACTTGCCAGTCCAACGTTAGTGCCACCTCGAGTGCGCACACTTGACTGTGATTCTTCAGACGAAATCAGAAGCAGGAAAAAGAGACAAGCTCTAGGAGCGTTTGATGCACACCCGGATATAG ATGCCGCTCTTCATATTTGTGATAGAGATGGTCGTTTGGCTCCTGCAATTCCAGGCGAAAATTGTGAGCGAAGGACAGAGAGATGTAAGCAAAATTACGGGGAAAGGTTTCCAAATTGTACCCAAATATTCAAAACTGCTTGTTATCAAGCTGCCAGAGAAAG GCAAATTTCTCGATTTCGTGGATTAGCTGGAAGAAGTTCTGGAGATCGGGCAGCAGCCGATGTGAGTAGTGCCCAGcagagaaaatattttgaagaaagCCTGGCATTTACGCATGTCAAGTT AGATCAAAACGGAAAATATAAGATATCTCAGTCAGCAAAAGACAGCATCACAACTTTTGATATCGACGCCGTTAGTATGTCTGATAAACCGG ACGGCTTTTGTGTTGCCCCACCAACTCAAGTtagagtttttaaaaatctttttgtgCAACTTTATACGCCCTTTTCGCTCAAGAAAGCCGAACAAGCAGTTTTAAGGTTCTCCGTGTTTAACTACAGTCCAGATGAAGATTATAAT GTCATCGTCGACGTAAGAACTGATGAAAGTGGGGATTTATGCAGTCTTCATCGCGAAG GAGTATGGTCAGAGCTAATCAGACTCAATGTGCCAAGCGAAGACTCTTATTCAGGTTCTTTTACCGTTTTACCGCTCAGAGTTCCCAAAGCATCCCAAACAGTTTCGGTTGAGATTCGAGTCAAATACGACGATCGAAGCGGCAAAGTCGCGGATTCAGTTATAAAGGAAATCCTTGTTGAA GAACCTGGTGAACCACAAAGTGTCTCAAAGCCATACCCCATTGACCTCAAGAACAGACCTCAAGAGGTGTTTCCCGTTGTTTTTGAATTCCCTAATGAAGTCGTGCCTGGCTCACAAAAATGCTGGTTATACGCCTACG CAAATTTTCTAGGTCCCACTATTGAAATCGATCCAGTAACAAAAAAGGCGAATAACATCGACAACATTTTTAG GCAACCCACAGGCTGTGGTGAACAAACGATATCAAAATCGGGACCAAATATTTACGCGCACATGTACTTGACTGCTACGGGACAACTTGTGCCTGAGACTCCGGCTTACGAGGAATCATTGGAAAGAATGAGATTTG GCCTTACCCAGCAGATGTCTCATCGGTCCATACAAGTAAATTTACAAGCGTTTGCCGCCGGTAAATCCACTGCTCCAGAGATTGG GCTCAATGCGTACGCCAGTAAAGTTTACAACAAAGCGAAGCAATACGCCACTGACCTAAATATGGTGCCAGTTTGCAATTCATTTGAATGGATGTTAAACCAGCAACAGGATGACGGGATGTTTTTCACTCGGTACTTGCGCTTTCGT GGCGCGGTTCGCTCTCATGAAACATTAACCGCCTACGTCTTGATCGCACTTATTGAGACTCCAAACAGTTGCTCTCAAAGCGTTCGAAGCCGAATTGGCACAGTAGCTGATCGGGCTGTGGCCTACCTCCAGCAAAGCCGAAACAACCAGATTTTGACTCAAGATCCATACGCGATGTCTATTCTTTCATATGCACTGGAGTTATATGGCAGATCTGTTGATTTTTCTAATGAGATTTACGAAAG GTTGATGACGTTCAAAAACGAAAACAGTCGAGAAGCCTTTTGGTTAGCCAGGGCAGACAGCAGAATGGCAGGCACAGATAGTCATGCGTATTGGTACCAGAGAAGACCCCATAGCGGTGATGTTGAAGCCACGGCCTATGCAATGCTGGCAATTCTTCAAAGATCAAGATCACAGAACCCGC CTGAGGCTAGTCAGGAAACGTTGGACCTCACCAGAAAGATCATGATTTGGCTGATTCGTCAAAGAAACGAATATGGGTATTTCAGTAGTACACAAGACACTGTGATTGGCTTGCAAGCTATGGCCACATATCAACTATGGATACGTGAAGTG GAACCTCTGATTGTTGAAGAAGACATCGATATTAATCTCTCCTTCACCAGCGCACACAACACAGAGTGGCAGAACGGACATTCGGTTCATCTGGATAGAAACAACCAGAGAATTAAGAAGGAAATTGAAGTACCCGATGGCGTGAGAAACTCTGGTGGCCTGACTGTTACAGCAACTG GCTATGGCGAAGGTGTTGTAACTCACAAATGTATCTACCGAACCTTCGTCGATGAAGAAAGTTGCCATTTCGAAATTGCTTCTGACGTCATTGTCCAAAACCACAATCAACAACGAATAAACTCAGGAGTTCCAATGATAATTAAATTTACA TTGACAGTCGCAAAACGAGAAGGAGATCCaacaaaaatgacaatgaTTGAAGTGGGTCTTCTGTCCGGGTTTTTTCCTGTGGAAAGCACCGTCAAACGACTTTCGGCCGCAGAGTTTGCGGACGGTATTG TGGACCGTTACGAAATTTCAAATCACAACGTCGTCTTTTATCTGAAGGAGATAACGACCGAAGGTGTGGTGCTATCTTTCGATATGGTGCAGAATATTCCTGTCGCAAAACCAGAACCAGCAAAAATAAATGTCTACGACTATTACGAACCATTT atCCGATGCGGAACATTTTATAATCTTCCCGATGACCTGACGACCCTGAGAACAACTGATTGTGATGACGATGTCAATATAGATAACCCCATGTGTAGGTGTGCAGAGGGAGGCTGCTTAACTTGCAG AACAAGAGACGAACAACTCAACAACGCAACATGCTTCGTGAACAGAAGACAACAAGAAAATTGTGAGACCTGCAAAGGGTCGAATTGCTTTAATTTAATACAGGAGCCGTGTTCAAG aaactaCTTTTACCTGGTCAAAGTAACTAGCGCTACTCAAAACCAAGGCCTATTTAAGCAGTTCAGCGCAGAAATTATTCGAGTTATTAAAGAAG GTAGCGACAAAACTGTCACTCGCAATGATGTGAATGTCAAAAATAAGACATTGTTGGCGAACTTTTATACAAGGAACGACTGCTACCGAAAATGCAAAGACGAAAGTGTTGACAAATCGCCAGAT GATAGAAATTATTTGAAAGTCGGTAGCGTGATAGCGGTGATGGGTTCTTCTGTCGTGAGTGTTACGAGAAATCAAGGCGTACA GCTTCGTTATAATCTGGATGAATCAGCTATCCTAGAGAGGTATATTCCGGATGATAAATGCGCGCGTCAAAAGGCTACAGTCCACAACCTAAGGTGTCATGACTCAAGTTATCCGAGAACTGAGAAGCAAGAATCGAAATGTCAACGTGCTTTAAAGATGGATGAAGCGTGCCGAAATTTTCAGGAGATACGAAAAGTTATCGAGAATGGCTGTGACTAA